A region of Dioscorea cayenensis subsp. rotundata cultivar TDr96_F1 chromosome 5, TDr96_F1_v2_PseudoChromosome.rev07_lg8_w22 25.fasta, whole genome shotgun sequence DNA encodes the following proteins:
- the LOC120260840 gene encoding protein NEGATIVE GRAVITROPIC RESPONSE OF ROOTS isoform X1 translates to MRIRTTTIRQLDKEILNWVHNKLNGKQHKKTLNNPVNFSSSFHYDRKEEFSDWPQALLAIGTFGTNGFKENQERCSSSEGDSKEDDTLTIDSSKNSASSSLELLDFTVDDASNLQKELTKLYTLQPKSSKLDGSNLPLNRFLNCPLSLELDTVAYDHDHNHDHLSNINAEEESYLSPKSKIILSKARDILTDNRKGIKRRSIKFLLMKLFACQRGLPPIPNVRDTVPESKVEKILRMMLHKKTYPQSSTPTTSVKKYLNKKPSEKRCKPRDEHEEGEDEDQQQQQQGQEEEEEEEGSKWVKTDSECKFLLSHF, encoded by the exons atgaGAATAAGGACCACAACCATTAGACAACTTGATAAAGAA ATCCTCAACTGGGTGCACAACAAGCTCAATGGAAAACAACATAAGAAGACACTCAACAACCCGGttaacttttcttcatcttttcact ATGATAGGAAAGAAGAATTCAGTGATTGGCCACAAGCATTGCTAGCAATAGGGACATTTGGCACCAATGGATtcaaagaaaaccaagaaagatgtTCTTCTTCAGAAGGTGACTCAAAAGAAGATGATACACTCACAATAGACTCCTCCAAAAACTCAGCATCTTCTTCACTTGAATTGCTGGATTTCACAGTTGATGATGCAAGCAATCTTCAAAAAGAACTCACAAAACTATACACACTCCAACCAAAATCCAGCAAATTAGATGGTTCTAATCTCCCACTCAATAGATTTCTAAACTGCCCTTTGAGTTTGGAACTTGATACAGTAGCTTATGATCATGATCATAATCATGATCATTTAAGCAACAttaatgctgaagaagaaagtTATCTTTCACCAAAAAGCAAGATCATTTTGAGCAAAGCAAGAGACATTTTAACTGATAACAGAAAGGGAATTAAGCGAAGATCCATCAAGTTTCTTCTGATGAAGTTGTTTGCCTGTCAAAGAGGCTTACCACCCATTCCTAACGTAAGAGACACTGTTCCTGAGTCAAAGGTTGAGAAG ATATTAAGGATGATGCTACACAAGAAGACATACCCACAAAGTTCTACCCCAACAACTTCAGTAAAGAAGTACTTAAACAAGAAACCCAGTGAGAAAAGATGCAAACCAAGGGATGAgcatgaagaaggagaagatgaagatcaacaacaacaacaacaaggacaggaagaagaagaagaagaagaaggatctAAATGGGTGAAAACTGATTCTGAATGTAAGTTTCTATTATCTCATTTTTAA
- the LOC120260840 gene encoding protein NEGATIVE GRAVITROPIC RESPONSE OF ROOTS isoform X5, with product MKILNWVHNKLNGKQHKKTLNNPVNFSSSFHYDRKEEFSDWPQALLAIGTFGTNGFKENQERCSSSEGDSKEDDTLTIDSSKNSASSSLELLDFTVDDASNLQKELTKLYTLQPKSSKLDGSNLPLNRFLNCPLSLELDTVAYDHDHNHDHLSNINAEEESYLSPKSKIILSKARDILTDNRKGIKRRSIKFLLMKLFACQRGLPPIPNVRDTVPESKVEKILRMMLHKKTYPQSSTPTTSVKKYLNKKPSEKRCKPRDEHEEGEDEDQQQQQQGQEEEEEEEGSKWVKTDSECKFLLSHF from the exons ATGAAG ATCCTCAACTGGGTGCACAACAAGCTCAATGGAAAACAACATAAGAAGACACTCAACAACCCGGttaacttttcttcatcttttcact ATGATAGGAAAGAAGAATTCAGTGATTGGCCACAAGCATTGCTAGCAATAGGGACATTTGGCACCAATGGATtcaaagaaaaccaagaaagatgtTCTTCTTCAGAAGGTGACTCAAAAGAAGATGATACACTCACAATAGACTCCTCCAAAAACTCAGCATCTTCTTCACTTGAATTGCTGGATTTCACAGTTGATGATGCAAGCAATCTTCAAAAAGAACTCACAAAACTATACACACTCCAACCAAAATCCAGCAAATTAGATGGTTCTAATCTCCCACTCAATAGATTTCTAAACTGCCCTTTGAGTTTGGAACTTGATACAGTAGCTTATGATCATGATCATAATCATGATCATTTAAGCAACAttaatgctgaagaagaaagtTATCTTTCACCAAAAAGCAAGATCATTTTGAGCAAAGCAAGAGACATTTTAACTGATAACAGAAAGGGAATTAAGCGAAGATCCATCAAGTTTCTTCTGATGAAGTTGTTTGCCTGTCAAAGAGGCTTACCACCCATTCCTAACGTAAGAGACACTGTTCCTGAGTCAAAGGTTGAGAAG ATATTAAGGATGATGCTACACAAGAAGACATACCCACAAAGTTCTACCCCAACAACTTCAGTAAAGAAGTACTTAAACAAGAAACCCAGTGAGAAAAGATGCAAACCAAGGGATGAgcatgaagaaggagaagatgaagatcaacaacaacaacaacaaggacaggaagaagaagaagaagaagaaggatctAAATGGGTGAAAACTGATTCTGAATGTAAGTTTCTATTATCTCATTTTTAA
- the LOC120260840 gene encoding protein NEGATIVE GRAVITROPIC RESPONSE OF ROOTS isoform X3: MRIRTTTIRQLDKEILNWVHNKLNGKQHKKTLNNPVNFSSSFHYDRKEEFSDWPQALLAIGTFGTNGFKENQERCSSSEGDSKEDDTLTIDSSKNSASSSLELLDFTVDDASNLQKELTKLYTLQPKSSKLDGSNLPLNRFLNCPLSLELDTVAYDHDHNHDHLSNINAEEESYLSPKSKIILSKARDILTDNRKGIKRRSIKFLLMKLFACQRGLPPIPNVRDTVPESKVEKILRMMLHKKTYPQSSTPTTSVKKYLNKKPSEKRCKPRDEHEEGEDEDQQQQQQGQEEEEEEEGSKWVKTDSEFIVLEI; the protein is encoded by the exons atgaGAATAAGGACCACAACCATTAGACAACTTGATAAAGAA ATCCTCAACTGGGTGCACAACAAGCTCAATGGAAAACAACATAAGAAGACACTCAACAACCCGGttaacttttcttcatcttttcact ATGATAGGAAAGAAGAATTCAGTGATTGGCCACAAGCATTGCTAGCAATAGGGACATTTGGCACCAATGGATtcaaagaaaaccaagaaagatgtTCTTCTTCAGAAGGTGACTCAAAAGAAGATGATACACTCACAATAGACTCCTCCAAAAACTCAGCATCTTCTTCACTTGAATTGCTGGATTTCACAGTTGATGATGCAAGCAATCTTCAAAAAGAACTCACAAAACTATACACACTCCAACCAAAATCCAGCAAATTAGATGGTTCTAATCTCCCACTCAATAGATTTCTAAACTGCCCTTTGAGTTTGGAACTTGATACAGTAGCTTATGATCATGATCATAATCATGATCATTTAAGCAACAttaatgctgaagaagaaagtTATCTTTCACCAAAAAGCAAGATCATTTTGAGCAAAGCAAGAGACATTTTAACTGATAACAGAAAGGGAATTAAGCGAAGATCCATCAAGTTTCTTCTGATGAAGTTGTTTGCCTGTCAAAGAGGCTTACCACCCATTCCTAACGTAAGAGACACTGTTCCTGAGTCAAAGGTTGAGAAG ATATTAAGGATGATGCTACACAAGAAGACATACCCACAAAGTTCTACCCCAACAACTTCAGTAAAGAAGTACTTAAACAAGAAACCCAGTGAGAAAAGATGCAAACCAAGGGATGAgcatgaagaaggagaagatgaagatcaacaacaacaacaacaaggacaggaagaagaagaagaagaagaaggatctAAATGGGTGAAAACTGATTCTGAAT TTATTGTTCTTGAGatatga
- the LOC120260370 gene encoding sm-like protein LSM1B: protein MSGAGLEDVFLSTSLASYLDKKLLVLLRDGRKLLGILRSFDQFANAVLEGACERVIVGDLYCDILLGLYVIRGENVVLIGELDLEKEELPARMISVSAAEIKRAQKAERDATDLKGSMRKRMEFLDLD from the exons ATGTCGGGGGCGGGACTGGAGGATGTGTTCCTCTCCACTTCTCTTGCTAGCTACCTCGATA AAAAGCTTCTTGTTTTGTTACGAGATGGACGGAAGCTTTTGGGGATTCTTCGATCTTTCGATCAATTTG CAAATGCTGTTCTTGAAGGTGCCTGTGAGCGAGTAATTGTAGGAGATCTCTATTGTGATATCCTTCTAGGTCTCTATGTGATCCGTGGGGAGAATGTTGTCTTAATTGGGGAACTG GACTTGGAGAAGGAAGAACTTCCTGCTAGAATGATTAGTGTCTCAGCAGCAGAAATTAAAAGG GCACAAAAAGCAGAAAGAGATGCGACAGACTTGAAAGGCTCTATGAGGAAGAGGATGGAGTTCCTTGATTTGGACTGA
- the LOC120260840 gene encoding protein NEGATIVE GRAVITROPIC RESPONSE OF ROOTS isoform X2, translating into MRIRTTTIRQLDKEILNWVHNKLNGKQHKKTLNNPVNFSSSFHYDRKEEFSDWPQALLAIGTFGTNGFKENQERCSSSEGDSKEDDTLTIDSSKNSASSSLELLDFTVDDASNLQKELTKLYTLQPKSSKLDGSNLPLNRFLNCPLSLELDTVAYDHDHNHDHLSNINAEEESYLSPKSKIILSKARDILTDNRKGIKRRSIKFLLMKLFACQRGLPPIPNVRDTVPESKVEKILRMMLHKKTYPQSSTPTTSVKKYLNKKPSEKRCKPRDEHEEGEDEDQQQQQQGQEEEEEEEGSKWVKTDSECIFLELL; encoded by the exons atgaGAATAAGGACCACAACCATTAGACAACTTGATAAAGAA ATCCTCAACTGGGTGCACAACAAGCTCAATGGAAAACAACATAAGAAGACACTCAACAACCCGGttaacttttcttcatcttttcact ATGATAGGAAAGAAGAATTCAGTGATTGGCCACAAGCATTGCTAGCAATAGGGACATTTGGCACCAATGGATtcaaagaaaaccaagaaagatgtTCTTCTTCAGAAGGTGACTCAAAAGAAGATGATACACTCACAATAGACTCCTCCAAAAACTCAGCATCTTCTTCACTTGAATTGCTGGATTTCACAGTTGATGATGCAAGCAATCTTCAAAAAGAACTCACAAAACTATACACACTCCAACCAAAATCCAGCAAATTAGATGGTTCTAATCTCCCACTCAATAGATTTCTAAACTGCCCTTTGAGTTTGGAACTTGATACAGTAGCTTATGATCATGATCATAATCATGATCATTTAAGCAACAttaatgctgaagaagaaagtTATCTTTCACCAAAAAGCAAGATCATTTTGAGCAAAGCAAGAGACATTTTAACTGATAACAGAAAGGGAATTAAGCGAAGATCCATCAAGTTTCTTCTGATGAAGTTGTTTGCCTGTCAAAGAGGCTTACCACCCATTCCTAACGTAAGAGACACTGTTCCTGAGTCAAAGGTTGAGAAG ATATTAAGGATGATGCTACACAAGAAGACATACCCACAAAGTTCTACCCCAACAACTTCAGTAAAGAAGTACTTAAACAAGAAACCCAGTGAGAAAAGATGCAAACCAAGGGATGAgcatgaagaaggagaagatgaagatcaacaacaacaacaacaaggacaggaagaagaagaagaagaagaaggatctAAATGGGTGAAAACTGATTCTGAAT GCATATTTTTGGAGTTGCTTTGA
- the LOC120260840 gene encoding protein NEGATIVE GRAVITROPIC RESPONSE OF ROOTS isoform X4: MEIISILNWVHNKLNGKQHKKTLNNPVNFSSSFHYDRKEEFSDWPQALLAIGTFGTNGFKENQERCSSSEGDSKEDDTLTIDSSKNSASSSLELLDFTVDDASNLQKELTKLYTLQPKSSKLDGSNLPLNRFLNCPLSLELDTVAYDHDHNHDHLSNINAEEESYLSPKSKIILSKARDILTDNRKGIKRRSIKFLLMKLFACQRGLPPIPNVRDTVPESKVEKILRMMLHKKTYPQSSTPTTSVKKYLNKKPSEKRCKPRDEHEEGEDEDQQQQQQGQEEEEEEEGSKWVKTDSECKFLLSHF; encoded by the exons ATGGAAATCATCAGT ATCCTCAACTGGGTGCACAACAAGCTCAATGGAAAACAACATAAGAAGACACTCAACAACCCGGttaacttttcttcatcttttcact ATGATAGGAAAGAAGAATTCAGTGATTGGCCACAAGCATTGCTAGCAATAGGGACATTTGGCACCAATGGATtcaaagaaaaccaagaaagatgtTCTTCTTCAGAAGGTGACTCAAAAGAAGATGATACACTCACAATAGACTCCTCCAAAAACTCAGCATCTTCTTCACTTGAATTGCTGGATTTCACAGTTGATGATGCAAGCAATCTTCAAAAAGAACTCACAAAACTATACACACTCCAACCAAAATCCAGCAAATTAGATGGTTCTAATCTCCCACTCAATAGATTTCTAAACTGCCCTTTGAGTTTGGAACTTGATACAGTAGCTTATGATCATGATCATAATCATGATCATTTAAGCAACAttaatgctgaagaagaaagtTATCTTTCACCAAAAAGCAAGATCATTTTGAGCAAAGCAAGAGACATTTTAACTGATAACAGAAAGGGAATTAAGCGAAGATCCATCAAGTTTCTTCTGATGAAGTTGTTTGCCTGTCAAAGAGGCTTACCACCCATTCCTAACGTAAGAGACACTGTTCCTGAGTCAAAGGTTGAGAAG ATATTAAGGATGATGCTACACAAGAAGACATACCCACAAAGTTCTACCCCAACAACTTCAGTAAAGAAGTACTTAAACAAGAAACCCAGTGAGAAAAGATGCAAACCAAGGGATGAgcatgaagaaggagaagatgaagatcaacaacaacaacaacaaggacaggaagaagaagaagaagaagaaggatctAAATGGGTGAAAACTGATTCTGAATGTAAGTTTCTATTATCTCATTTTTAA